A single region of the Arthrobacter sp. V1I7 genome encodes:
- a CDS encoding NAD-dependent succinate-semialdehyde dehydrogenase: MSSSFDPTNMHTDLFIDGAWQKAANGATFPVENPATHEIIAHVADGGPEEARAAIEAAGRAQSKWAKSTPRERANILRRAFELVIENTDRLAAIMTAEMGKPLAEAKGEVAYGADMLRWFSEEAVRIGGDHATSVDGNTRIMITKEPVGPCVLVTPWNFPLAMGARKIAPAVAAGCTMVFKPAELTPLTSLALVQIFREAGLPDGVLNVVTTSSASSVVGTWTSSGIARKISFTGSTEVGKILLRQAADNVMRSSMELGGNAPFIVLADADIEKAVEGAMKAKMRNMGEACTAANRFFVHRSVVEEFSEKFAKKISELRVGNGAVEGTEVGPLIEQKGLDKVESLVRDAVSKGARILTGGSRPEGPGYFYTPTVLTDVPVNAELMTTEIFGPVAAITPFDSEDDVIRLANDTEWGLVGYVFTENMDKALRFSAELEVGMVGLNTGLVSNPAAPFGGVKQSGLGREGGKIGIEEFLETKYTAIAV, translated from the coding sequence ATGTCTTCCTCCTTTGACCCCACCAACATGCACACGGACCTGTTCATCGATGGCGCCTGGCAGAAGGCCGCCAATGGGGCGACGTTCCCGGTTGAGAACCCCGCCACCCATGAGATCATCGCGCACGTAGCCGACGGCGGCCCTGAAGAAGCCCGCGCAGCCATCGAAGCCGCAGGCCGCGCCCAGTCGAAGTGGGCGAAGTCCACGCCCCGCGAACGGGCCAACATCCTGCGACGCGCCTTCGAGCTGGTTATTGAAAACACTGACCGTCTCGCAGCGATCATGACCGCCGAGATGGGCAAGCCCCTGGCCGAGGCAAAGGGCGAAGTGGCCTACGGCGCGGACATGCTTCGTTGGTTCTCCGAAGAAGCCGTCCGCATCGGCGGAGACCACGCCACTTCCGTGGACGGCAACACCCGGATCATGATCACCAAGGAGCCGGTCGGCCCCTGCGTGCTGGTGACCCCGTGGAACTTCCCGCTGGCCATGGGTGCCCGCAAGATTGCCCCTGCCGTCGCCGCGGGCTGCACCATGGTCTTCAAGCCTGCCGAACTGACACCGCTGACGTCCCTTGCTTTGGTGCAGATCTTCAGGGAGGCAGGCCTTCCCGACGGCGTCCTCAACGTGGTCACGACCTCCAGCGCTTCCAGCGTGGTTGGGACCTGGACCAGCAGCGGCATCGCCCGCAAGATCAGCTTCACCGGTTCCACCGAGGTCGGCAAGATCCTGCTGCGCCAGGCGGCCGATAACGTCATGCGCTCCTCGATGGAACTGGGCGGAAACGCCCCATTCATCGTCCTCGCCGACGCCGATATCGAGAAGGCCGTTGAGGGCGCCATGAAGGCCAAGATGCGAAACATGGGCGAGGCCTGCACCGCCGCGAACCGCTTCTTCGTGCACCGGTCGGTGGTGGAGGAATTCAGCGAAAAGTTCGCCAAAAAGATCTCCGAACTACGGGTGGGTAACGGAGCCGTGGAAGGAACCGAGGTCGGCCCCCTGATCGAGCAGAAGGGCCTGGACAAGGTTGAGAGCCTGGTCCGCGATGCGGTGTCCAAGGGCGCGCGCATCCTGACCGGAGGAAGCCGCCCGGAGGGTCCGGGATACTTCTACACCCCCACCGTCCTGACCGACGTGCCCGTGAACGCGGAGCTGATGACCACTGAGATTTTCGGTCCGGTCGCGGCCATCACCCCCTTCGACAGCGAGGACGACGTGATTCGCCTCGCCAACGACACCGAGTGGGGTCTCGTTGGCTACGTCTTCACAGAGAACATGGACAAGGCCCTTCGCTTCTCCGCCGAACTGGAAGTAGGAATGGTCGGGCTGAACACTGGCCTTGTTTCCAATCCCGCAGCCCCGTTCGGAGGCGTCAAGCAATCCGGGCTGGGACGCGAAGGTGGCAAAATTGGCATCGAGGAATTCCTTGAGACCAAGTACACCGCAATAGCGGTCTAG
- a CDS encoding aspartate aminotransferase family protein encodes MATLSPILKQATPVIVDHALGSWIYATDGKKYLDFTTGIGVTSTGHCHPDVVAAAREQVGKIVHAQYTTVMHKPLLELTERLGDFLPSGLDSVFYATSGSEAVEASIRLARMATGRPNIISFHGGFHGRTVGAASLTTAGTKFRSGFSPLMGGVHIAPFPHAYRYGWDEETAVAFALKELDQLLASISSPADTAGFIIEPVLGDGGYIPTPVAFLQGLRERANKHGIVLIIDEVQAGVGRTGKFWGHDWAGITPDIVITAKGLASGFPISAIAASTELMSKAWPGSQGGTYGGNAIAAAAGVATLGVIERENLVTNALVRGDELRAGLENLKGDFASIGDVRGRGLMQSVEFTAADGTPDAATALSVQQEAVKEELLLLTCGPHGNVIRIIPALNVTSDEIQAGLARFTQALKTTAI; translated from the coding sequence ATGGCAACTCTTAGTCCTATCCTCAAGCAGGCCACGCCCGTAATCGTCGACCATGCCCTTGGCAGCTGGATCTATGCGACCGACGGCAAGAAATACCTGGATTTCACCACGGGAATCGGCGTCACCAGCACCGGTCACTGCCATCCTGACGTCGTGGCAGCTGCCCGCGAGCAGGTGGGCAAGATTGTCCATGCCCAGTACACCACCGTGATGCACAAGCCACTGCTTGAGCTCACGGAAAGACTGGGAGACTTCCTGCCCTCGGGGCTGGACAGCGTCTTTTACGCCACGTCCGGCTCCGAGGCTGTAGAGGCTTCCATCCGTCTGGCCCGTATGGCCACAGGACGGCCCAACATCATCTCCTTCCACGGAGGTTTCCATGGCCGCACCGTAGGTGCTGCGTCCCTTACCACTGCCGGCACAAAATTCCGCTCCGGATTCTCCCCGCTGATGGGCGGTGTTCACATTGCCCCATTCCCCCACGCCTACCGGTACGGATGGGACGAAGAAACCGCCGTTGCCTTCGCCCTGAAGGAACTGGACCAGCTCCTGGCTAGCATCAGCAGCCCGGCTGACACAGCCGGTTTCATCATCGAACCGGTCCTCGGAGACGGCGGCTACATCCCCACCCCCGTGGCTTTCCTGCAGGGCCTGCGGGAACGCGCCAACAAGCACGGCATCGTACTCATCATCGATGAAGTCCAGGCCGGCGTCGGACGCACCGGAAAGTTCTGGGGACACGACTGGGCAGGCATCACCCCCGATATCGTCATCACCGCCAAGGGCCTGGCCAGCGGATTCCCCATCTCCGCCATCGCAGCCTCAACCGAACTCATGAGCAAGGCCTGGCCCGGCTCCCAGGGCGGAACCTACGGCGGAAACGCCATCGCCGCCGCCGCCGGCGTTGCAACCCTCGGTGTCATCGAGCGCGAAAACCTGGTGACCAACGCCCTGGTCCGCGGCGACGAGCTGCGCGCAGGGCTGGAAAACCTCAAGGGCGACTTCGCGTCCATCGGAGACGTCCGGGGCCGCGGCCTGATGCAATCGGTCGAATTCACTGCAGCAGATGGAACGCCTGACGCTGCAACCGCACTCTCTGTCCAGCAAGAGGCAGTCAAGGAAGAGCTCCTTCTCCTCACCTGCGGACCGCACGGCAACGTCATCCGCATCATCCCGGCGCTCAACGTCACCAGCGACGAGATCCAGGCCGGCCTGGCCAGGTTCACCCAGGCGCTGAAGACAACAGCCATCTAA